One genomic segment of Hymenobacter psoromatis includes these proteins:
- a CDS encoding DUF4262 domain-containing protein, whose translation MITLEEHTAHDAESEKRILSDVKEHGFHIALYKSDGYSPSFAHTIGLHKTYDYPELICFGFSLELLHSVLWEGKRLLDKQSKPDPNVGYPDFLEGFDVRFITVDEDRYPDYFGYAGWFYKSWDFPALQIVWPDKQALYPWDEGFNIAWKTVQPLLDRDSNFKFREERNVAVFTTRQVLEGSPILRVIHEADGDWQFLCDTSYDIADLKVIRLDEITERDPTVNELFQLNYGWQARRIVAASEWQKEEHESAEEDEEEETDN comes from the coding sequence ATGATTACGCTCGAGGAACACACCGCGCACGATGCGGAATCTGAGAAGCGGATTCTCAGCGACGTAAAGGAGCACGGGTTTCATATCGCATTGTACAAGAGCGATGGTTACTCTCCCAGTTTTGCGCACACAATTGGGTTGCATAAAACTTATGACTACCCAGAACTTATCTGCTTTGGGTTTAGCCTTGAGTTGTTGCATTCAGTACTTTGGGAAGGCAAAAGATTACTAGACAAGCAATCCAAGCCAGACCCAAACGTTGGTTACCCCGATTTTTTGGAAGGTTTTGATGTCCGGTTTATTACCGTTGACGAAGACCGTTACCCCGATTACTTCGGCTACGCCGGTTGGTTCTATAAAAGCTGGGACTTTCCCGCTTTGCAGATTGTGTGGCCAGATAAGCAGGCACTTTACCCTTGGGATGAAGGATTTAATATTGCTTGGAAAACTGTTCAACCACTTCTGGACCGGGACAGCAATTTCAAGTTTCGGGAAGAGCGAAACGTAGCGGTTTTTACTACCCGGCAGGTTTTAGAGGGTTCACCCATTTTGCGTGTCATTCACGAAGCCGATGGTGATTGGCAGTTTTTGTGTGATACCAGCTACGACATTGCCGACCTAAAGGTGATAAGATTGGATGAGATAACAGAACGTGACCCGACAGTGAACGAATTATTTCAACTTAATTACGGCTGGCAAGCTCGGCGAATAGTCGCAGCCTCTGAGTGGCAAAAAGAGGAGCACGAATCAGCAGAAGAGGACGAGGAAGAAGAAACCGACAACTAA
- a CDS encoding YiiX family permuted papain-like enzyme, with amino-acid sequence MAPTLHEGDLIFHTSQSAQSRTIQLATHSPYSHCGLLYKSGGEWQVFEAVQPVKLTPLSSWVARGQGQHFVVKRLRDAATALTPAALARLRAAGQPMLGRDYDLAFNWSDQQIYCSELIWKVYDRGLHRQLGQLQQLRDFDLTNPAVQAKLHERYGDQLPLDEPVISPASVFNSAELVTVVSR; translated from the coding sequence CTGGCCCCTACCCTCCACGAGGGCGACCTCATCTTCCACACCTCGCAATCGGCGCAGAGCCGGACCATTCAGCTGGCTACGCACTCGCCTTACAGCCACTGCGGGCTGCTGTATAAAAGCGGTGGCGAGTGGCAGGTGTTTGAGGCGGTGCAGCCGGTGAAGCTGACGCCGCTGAGTAGCTGGGTGGCGCGGGGGCAGGGCCAGCATTTCGTGGTGAAGCGGCTGCGCGATGCGGCCACGGCCCTCACGCCGGCCGCGCTGGCGCGGCTGCGGGCGGCCGGCCAGCCTATGCTGGGGCGCGATTATGATTTGGCCTTTAACTGGTCGGACCAGCAGATTTACTGCTCTGAGCTGATTTGGAAGGTGTATGACCGGGGGCTGCACCGGCAGCTGGGGCAGTTGCAGCAGCTACGCGATTTCGACCTGACGAACCCCGCCGTGCAGGCCAAGCTGCACGAGCGCTACGGCGACCAGCTGCCGTTGGACGAGCCGGTTATCTCGCCGGCCAGCGTGTTCAACAGCGCGGAGCTGGTAACGGTGGTTAGCCGGTAG
- a CDS encoding helix-turn-helix domain-containing protein — MPRHAAYSSSPLAVLRRHFGLPQDTLASFLRVTPAQLSRLEAGHRSLSAAVIARLLPLLQVLPDPAAPPAPEDPAAHLAPPTAAPLAARLDQCQHQAHQLRRELAALTTTLTSARRWQLALPPLLTTAEDERARAWLLRRQEQAAADLDGETAARYHLLRLRLAALEAEAAGLAALLRKD; from the coding sequence ATGCCCCGCCATGCTGCTTACTCTTCCTCGCCGCTGGCCGTGCTGCGCCGCCATTTCGGGCTCCCGCAAGACACGCTGGCCTCCTTTCTGCGCGTGACTCCGGCGCAGCTCAGTCGCCTCGAAGCCGGCCACCGCAGCCTCAGCGCGGCCGTGATTGCGCGCCTGCTGCCCCTGCTGCAAGTCCTGCCCGACCCCGCCGCGCCCCCCGCCCCCGAAGACCCCGCCGCCCACCTGGCCCCGCCCACTGCCGCCCCGCTGGCCGCCCGCCTGGACCAGTGCCAGCACCAGGCCCACCAACTGCGCCGCGAGCTAGCCGCCCTCACCACCACCCTCACCAGCGCCCGCCGCTGGCAGCTGGCCCTACCCCCTCTGCTAACCACGGCCGAAGACGAGCGCGCCCGCGCCTGGCTGCTGCGCCGGCAGGAGCAAGCCGCCGCCGACCTCGACGGCGAAACCGCCGCCCGCTACCACCTGCTGCGCCTGCGCCTCGCGGCGCTGGAAGCCGAAGCCGCCGGGCTGGCCGCCCTCCTCCGCAAGGACTAA
- a CDS encoding sensor histidine kinase — translation MKRRIWLATGLLLLAALGVLAFQGYWTYQTYRQASWRLRQDSQAALVVATQQAVATQNERLLIQYARWLQDTTHVRLSCRVNQRDGRTQFKLAGVPARKGDQTELSFEDFKPRVAHLTPAARAYFIKRFVGGTVRDELTRGYIFFHTQWLGQQLSAAMAHSHTTPAEFRQVLAVELRRRGLLALPFRLYLRDVADPDSLRSAPAAYSLALEPVGFGVRNHLGQVAQVWLPAAPGVVRGQLQGVLLASGALLALVLSCTAYAVGTMQRQKKLAALKADFTQNMTHELKTPVASIQLAADSLRHFALDAATSAEYAALIGEQATRLGGLIDRILQSVALERAALPLRRQPVAWAELVAELAARQQLQFAQAGRQLCWQQLLPATVLGDAAHLTNTLATLLDNALKYGGQRVDLRSELLPTAVALHLTDDGPGIAAEYQARVFEQFFRVPTGDLHAVKGYGLGLHYARQVAQAHGGTLTLCSQPGRGTTFTLSLPLAP, via the coding sequence ATGAAAAGGCGCATCTGGCTGGCCACGGGACTACTGCTGCTGGCGGCGCTGGGCGTGCTGGCTTTCCAGGGCTACTGGACGTATCAGACCTATCGGCAAGCGAGCTGGCGGCTGCGGCAAGACAGCCAGGCGGCGCTGGTGGTAGCCACCCAACAAGCCGTGGCGACCCAAAACGAGCGCTTGCTAATCCAGTACGCGCGGTGGCTGCAAGACACGACCCACGTGCGCCTGAGCTGCCGCGTGAACCAGCGCGACGGCCGCACCCAGTTTAAATTAGCCGGGGTACCCGCCCGCAAAGGGGACCAAACTGAGTTGAGCTTTGAGGATTTCAAGCCGCGGGTGGCTCACCTCACGCCGGCCGCCAGGGCCTACTTTATCAAGCGTTTCGTGGGCGGTACCGTGCGCGATGAGCTGACGCGGGGCTACATCTTTTTTCATACCCAATGGCTGGGGCAGCAGCTTAGCGCAGCGATGGCGCACAGCCACACTACCCCCGCCGAGTTTCGCCAAGTGCTGGCGGTGGAGTTGCGGCGGCGCGGATTATTAGCCCTGCCTTTCCGCCTGTATTTACGCGACGTGGCCGACCCCGATTCACTGCGCTCAGCCCCGGCTGCCTACTCCCTGGCCCTGGAGCCCGTGGGCTTTGGCGTGCGCAATCACCTGGGGCAAGTGGCGCAGGTGTGGCTGCCGGCCGCGCCCGGCGTGGTGCGGGGCCAGCTGCAAGGCGTGCTGCTGGCCTCGGGCGCGCTGCTGGCGCTGGTGCTGAGCTGCACGGCCTACGCGGTGGGCACCATGCAGCGCCAGAAAAAGCTGGCCGCCCTCAAGGCAGATTTCACCCAAAACATGACGCACGAGCTGAAAACGCCGGTGGCCTCTATTCAGCTGGCGGCCGACTCGCTGCGGCATTTCGCGCTGGATGCGGCCACGAGCGCCGAATACGCGGCGCTCATCGGCGAGCAGGCGACGCGGCTGGGTGGGCTCATCGACCGCATTTTGCAGAGCGTGGCCTTAGAGCGGGCCGCCCTACCTCTGCGCCGCCAGCCGGTGGCCTGGGCCGAGCTGGTGGCCGAGCTGGCGGCCCGGCAGCAGCTGCAATTTGCCCAGGCCGGGCGGCAATTATGCTGGCAACAATTGCTGCCCGCTACCGTGCTCGGCGATGCCGCGCACCTCACCAACACCCTGGCCACGCTCCTCGACAACGCGCTGAAATACGGCGGGCAGCGGGTGGATTTGCGCAGCGAATTGCTACCCACCGCCGTGGCGCTGCACCTCACTGACGACGGCCCCGGCATCGCGGCCGAATACCAGGCGCGGGTATTCGAGCAGTTTTTTCGGGTGCCGACCGGCGATTTGCACGCCGTGAAGGGCTACGGCCTGGGCCTGCACTACGCCCGGCAGGTGGCGCAGGCGCACGGCGGCACGCTCACGCTGTGCAGCCAGCCGGGGCGCGGCACCACGTTTACCCTGTCCCTACCCCTGGCCCCGTAG
- a CDS encoding response regulator transcription factor: MLHILILEDEPALARLLTDALTRSGYAVATYADGREGLRAAQAAPPDLLLADVMLPGLDGFAVVRELRRTLPDLPVLFLTARGAPADVVRGFEAGGNDYLKKPFSLDELLLRVRELLRRQAPTPPPPAEAIGLGQFEFRPLRQELWLAGQCVAQLSARENDLLLLLAQHRNGVLDRRACLRQLWGNDDFFAARSMDVYVSRLRKRLAQDPSLEILNIRGVGFKLIT; encoded by the coding sequence ATGCTCCATATTCTGATTCTGGAAGATGAGCCGGCCCTGGCTCGCCTGCTCACCGACGCACTCACGCGCTCGGGCTACGCCGTGGCGACCTACGCCGATGGCCGCGAGGGCCTGCGCGCCGCCCAAGCCGCGCCGCCCGATTTGCTGTTGGCCGATGTGATGCTGCCTGGCCTCGATGGCTTCGCGGTGGTGCGCGAGTTGCGTCGCACGCTGCCCGACCTACCGGTGCTGTTTCTCACGGCGCGCGGCGCGCCCGCCGACGTGGTGCGGGGCTTCGAGGCCGGCGGCAACGATTACCTCAAAAAGCCCTTCAGCCTCGATGAATTGCTGCTGCGCGTGCGCGAATTGCTGCGCCGCCAGGCCCCTACCCCCCCGCCGCCGGCCGAAGCCATCGGGCTGGGCCAGTTCGAGTTTCGGCCGCTACGGCAGGAGCTGTGGCTGGCCGGGCAGTGCGTGGCCCAGCTTTCAGCCCGCGAAAATGACCTGCTTTTGCTACTAGCCCAGCACCGCAACGGCGTGCTCGACCGCCGCGCCTGCCTGCGCCAGCTTTGGGGCAATGACGATTTTTTCGCCGCCCGCTCGATGGATGTGTATGTGTCGCGCTTGCGCAAGCGCTTGGCGCAGGACCCGAGCCTGGAAATTTTGAATATTCGCGGCGTAGGGTTTAAACTGATTACGTAG
- a CDS encoding VWA domain-containing protein, which yields MLSTAYSPWFILLCLAVGAGYAVLLYSGRAPWSRAINYALAGLRFVVVSFLCFLLLSPFIKTTTTRTEAPTVVLAVDNSQSISLFTPQPALSQLTTGLPRLAATLREKGFRVETRTLTQPGANPDSLRFTASRTDLNQLLTDSREANADHNLAGVVLVSDGLVNQGQEPQFSEFNFPIFSVALGDTVAKKDLRLTDLVYNRVAFSGNKFPLEAEIGYEGYAGGAATVEVREGGRVLESRRVALPPGRRRVRTTFQLTAPVPGKRRYEVHVVPQAGEFTDLNNVRTAFMEIVKGKLRVLLAGAAPHPDLKALRAAILANNNFDLTLAVAGVGAPLPPAVSFDVAVLHQLPARGGLGQELLARVRAAKVPVLFVLGSQSDYTAYNQLNAGLSVQPRGAQTDEVTPLSNPGFARLPVDEESRRRFGQYPPVPVPFGDLRLGAGAEAALWQQVGRLPTQKPLLVFGSATATPRAATLLAENTWQWRLQEAVAHDDHPEAYDRLISRTLQLLTQNAHKKRLDVYPTQDVFGTQDDVTLGAETYNAVFERIYDQKITLTLTDSARKARTITFANAADGSPLHLGPLPAGLYRYQALATLSGQAQQASGELLVQNQPLEAQESQADHRLLAQLSRRSGGRLYYPAQLDKLAQDIEKANFKPTLSSEEDLKDLINLKWLFFALLALLAAEWATRKYQGGV from the coding sequence TTGCTATCTACTGCTTATTCTCCCTGGTTTATTTTGCTCTGCCTGGCCGTGGGCGCGGGCTACGCGGTGCTGCTCTACTCGGGGCGGGCACCGTGGAGCCGGGCCATCAACTACGCGCTGGCAGGGCTGCGCTTCGTAGTAGTGAGCTTTTTGTGCTTCCTGCTACTCTCGCCGTTTATTAAAACGACTACTACCCGCACCGAGGCACCTACAGTGGTGCTGGCCGTGGATAATTCGCAGTCTATTAGCTTATTTACACCGCAGCCGGCACTGAGTCAACTTACCACCGGCTTACCCCGACTAGCGGCTACGCTGCGCGAAAAAGGCTTTCGGGTTGAAACGCGCACGCTCACCCAGCCCGGCGCTAACCCCGATTCGCTGCGCTTCACCGCCAGCCGCACCGACCTCAACCAGCTGCTAACCGATAGCCGCGAGGCCAACGCCGACCACAACCTGGCCGGCGTGGTGCTCGTGAGCGACGGCCTCGTAAACCAGGGCCAGGAGCCGCAGTTTTCGGAGTTCAACTTCCCCATTTTCAGCGTGGCCCTGGGTGATACCGTTGCCAAGAAAGACCTGCGCCTCACCGACCTGGTGTATAACCGGGTGGCTTTCAGCGGCAATAAATTTCCTTTGGAAGCCGAAATTGGCTACGAGGGCTACGCGGGCGGCGCGGCCACGGTGGAGGTACGCGAAGGCGGCCGGGTGCTGGAGTCGCGCCGGGTGGCCCTACCCCCCGGCCGGCGGCGGGTCCGCACTACGTTTCAGCTCACCGCGCCCGTCCCCGGCAAGCGCCGCTACGAGGTGCACGTGGTGCCCCAGGCCGGCGAGTTCACGGATTTGAACAACGTTCGCACGGCCTTTATGGAGATTGTGAAGGGCAAGCTGCGGGTGCTGCTGGCCGGCGCCGCGCCGCACCCCGACCTGAAGGCACTGCGGGCCGCCATTCTGGCCAACAATAACTTTGATTTGACGCTGGCCGTGGCCGGCGTGGGCGCGCCCCTACCCCCCGCCGTGAGCTTCGACGTGGCCGTGCTGCACCAGCTGCCGGCCCGCGGTGGCCTGGGCCAGGAGCTGCTGGCGCGGGTGCGCGCCGCCAAGGTGCCGGTGCTGTTCGTGCTGGGGTCGCAGTCAGATTATACCGCTTATAATCAACTGAATGCCGGCCTTAGCGTGCAGCCGCGCGGGGCGCAGACCGACGAGGTGACGCCGCTGTCCAACCCCGGCTTTGCGCGCCTGCCCGTGGACGAGGAAAGCCGCCGCCGCTTTGGGCAGTATCCGCCGGTGCCGGTACCCTTCGGCGACTTGCGGCTGGGTGCGGGGGCCGAAGCGGCGCTGTGGCAGCAGGTGGGCCGCCTCCCCACCCAAAAGCCGCTGCTGGTGTTTGGCAGCGCCACGGCTACCCCCCGCGCCGCCACCCTGCTGGCCGAAAACACCTGGCAATGGCGTTTGCAAGAAGCCGTGGCCCACGACGACCACCCCGAAGCCTACGACCGCCTTATCAGCCGCACGCTCCAACTACTAACCCAAAACGCCCACAAGAAGCGCCTCGACGTGTACCCGACCCAGGATGTCTTTGGCACGCAGGATGACGTGACGCTGGGCGCCGAAACGTATAACGCGGTATTCGAGCGCATCTACGACCAGAAAATCACCCTCACGCTCACCGATTCGGCCCGCAAGGCGCGCACCATCACTTTTGCTAATGCGGCCGATGGCTCGCCGCTGCACCTGGGGCCGTTGCCGGCTGGCCTCTACCGCTACCAGGCGCTGGCCACGCTCAGCGGCCAGGCCCAGCAGGCCAGCGGCGAATTACTCGTGCAAAACCAACCGCTCGAAGCCCAGGAATCTCAGGCCGACCACCGGCTGCTGGCCCAGCTCAGCCGCCGCAGCGGCGGCCGGCTCTACTACCCCGCGCAATTAGACAAGCTGGCGCAGGATATTGAAAAGGCGAATTTTAAGCCGACGCTAAGCAGTGAGGAAGACCTGAAGGATTTGATAAACCTGAAGTGGCTGTTTTTTGCCCTGCTGGCGCTGCTGGCGGCGGAGTGGGCCACGCGCAAGTATCAGGGCGGCGTGTAG
- a CDS encoding pseudouridine synthase, producing the protein MRYLLFNKPYEVLTQFTDEHGRATLKDFVAVPGVYPVGRLDFDSEGLLLLTDDKQLQHRLSDPRYKVSKTYWAQVEGLPPAAALEQLREGVQIKEGFTLPAEAAALPPDATAALWARNPPIRYRASIPTSWLEIRISQGMNRQVRKMCAAVGLPCLRLVRQALGGLSISGLAPGEWRDLTAEEVAALRGLAGADVRHPRPARPASLPSAYRPGPRRQRP; encoded by the coding sequence ATGCGCTACCTCCTCTTCAACAAGCCCTACGAAGTCCTCACGCAGTTCACCGACGAGCACGGGCGGGCCACGCTCAAGGACTTCGTGGCGGTGCCGGGCGTGTACCCGGTGGGCCGGCTCGACTTCGACAGCGAGGGCCTGCTGCTGCTCACCGATGACAAGCAGCTGCAACACCGCCTCAGCGACCCGCGCTATAAAGTGAGCAAAACCTACTGGGCGCAGGTGGAGGGCCTACCCCCCGCGGCGGCTTTGGAGCAATTGCGGGAGGGCGTGCAAATCAAGGAAGGCTTCACGCTGCCCGCTGAGGCGGCTGCCCTACCCCCCGACGCCACGGCAGCGCTGTGGGCGCGGAATCCGCCCATCCGCTACCGGGCCAGCATCCCGACGAGCTGGCTGGAAATCCGCATTTCGCAGGGCATGAACCGGCAGGTACGCAAGATGTGCGCCGCCGTGGGCCTGCCCTGCCTGCGGCTGGTGCGCCAGGCTTTGGGCGGCCTGTCAATCAGCGGCTTAGCGCCCGGTGAGTGGCGCGACCTCACGGCCGAAGAGGTGGCTGCGCTGCGCGGTCTGGCCGGGGCCGACGTGCGCCACCCGCGCCCGGCGCGGCCCGCCTCCTTGCCCTCCGCTTACCGGCCCGGCCCGCGTCGGCAGCGCCCCTGA
- a CDS encoding alpha/beta hydrolase has protein sequence MPRRFLWALSLGFLLLNVVVALHAWRFTHFTTDAGPRTRNPEQLPTSQKIKVVLTGLANPKPVNLAPPAFPYENVTLHGPNGRLAAWYGPLPAARGLVILCHGYTSDRSRLRPEAGYFRRLGYAVLLLDFSGNGASAGYQTTVGYREADDVVVAFRWAQARQPGAPVVLYGVSMGAVAILRAEAKLGLRPAANILECPYGSMLQTARNRFVSMRLPPFPLANLLVFWGSVENGYWAFGLNAGEYARGVPTPTLLLWGTADPRVTRAETDTIFAHLAGPKQRIDFVGSGHEPYWHKHPRQWQGVVGRFLERH, from the coding sequence ATGCCACGTCGGTTTCTTTGGGCGCTGAGTCTGGGTTTCCTCTTGCTTAACGTGGTGGTAGCCCTGCACGCCTGGCGCTTCACGCACTTTACCACCGACGCCGGGCCGCGCACCCGCAACCCGGAGCAACTGCCGACCAGTCAGAAAATTAAGGTGGTGCTCACGGGCCTGGCCAACCCTAAGCCCGTCAACCTCGCGCCGCCCGCTTTTCCTTACGAAAATGTGACGCTGCACGGCCCCAACGGCCGACTAGCCGCCTGGTACGGCCCGCTGCCAGCAGCGCGCGGCCTCGTCATTCTGTGCCACGGCTACACCAGCGACCGCTCGCGACTGCGGCCCGAGGCGGGGTATTTCCGGCGGCTCGGCTACGCGGTGCTGCTGCTCGATTTCAGCGGCAACGGGGCGTCAGCGGGTTACCAGACCACCGTCGGCTACCGCGAGGCTGATGACGTGGTGGTGGCTTTTCGCTGGGCGCAGGCGCGGCAGCCGGGCGCGCCGGTGGTGCTCTACGGCGTGAGCATGGGCGCAGTGGCCATTCTGCGGGCCGAAGCCAAGCTGGGCCTGCGCCCCGCCGCCAACATCCTCGAATGCCCCTACGGCAGTATGCTCCAAACGGCCCGTAACCGCTTCGTATCCATGCGCCTACCCCCCTTTCCGCTGGCCAACCTGCTGGTATTCTGGGGTAGCGTAGAGAATGGCTACTGGGCTTTCGGCCTGAATGCGGGCGAGTACGCCAGGGGCGTACCTACTCCCACTCTACTGCTCTGGGGCACCGCCGACCCCCGCGTGACCCGCGCTGAAACGGATACCATTTTTGCCCACCTAGCGGGGCCGAAGCAGCGGATAGATTTTGTGGGTTCGGGCCACGAGCCGTACTGGCACAAGCACCCACGCCAGTGGCAGGGGGTAGTAGGGCGGTTTCTGGAGAGACATTAA